Genomic DNA from Halorussus rarus:
AGAACCTGCTGCCCGAGGACGCCTACTGGATCGACGAGTCGGCCCGCGCGCAGCGAGACAACGACCTGGAGATTCCCAACTAACATGCCCGCCGATATCGACCCCGAGAACGAGGAGATCGAACCGGAGGAGCGACCGCACTACATCGACACCGGCCCCGAGGCCCGCGGTGAGGACGAGCACGTCCGGTACAACATCCAGGAGGCCGCGGCCACCGAGTACCGGTTCGCCGGGCGGATCGCCGGCTGGGAGGCGCGCGCCCCGTCGCGACTCGAGGGCCAGGTGAACCCGACGCTCGAGCTGGAGGCCGGCCAGACGTACAGCGTGGTCTGGGAGAACGTCGACGGTGCGCCCCACGACTTCGTCATCCAGGACGCCGACGGGAACCGGATCGTGGGGACCGAGGTGTACGCCTCGCAGGGCGAGACGGTGACGCTGTCGTTCCAGGCCACCGAGGAGATGTCCCGGTACATCTGCACCGTCCATCCCAACTCGATGGTCGGAGACGTCCAGATCGCGGGCGAAGGGCCGAGTCCCGGCGGCCAGCAGGAACCGATCCAGCAGCCGCCCGGCCCCGGAGCCGCGGAGGGCGACGTCCCCGAGCTCTCGGTGACGACTAACATGCTCCGCGAGGACCGCGACCGCCGCGACTCGTGGCTCAGCTACGACAAGGGGCTGGGTCAGCGGGGGTACACGCCCGCCGACCGGCTCGACGCCGACAACGTCGCGAGCCTCGAGCAGAAGTACACCATCCCGACCGACAGCGCGGGGATGGAGACGAACCCGGTGATCGTCCCCTCGGACCCGCCGGTGATGTACTACACGACGAGCAACCTCTCCATCGTCGCGGCCAACGCCAGGAACGGCAAGAAGTACTGGCAGTTCAAGTACGCGCTGCCGGAGGACGCGGTGGGCCAGACCGGCCGCAACCGGGGCGTGGCGGTGTGGAAGGACAAGGTGTTCTTCGCCACGACCGATTCGTACCTGGTGGCGCTCGACCGCTACACCGGCGAGAAGGAGTGGGAGACCCTGATGCTCACCGAGCGCCAGCAGCAGGAGATGGACCGGCCCGAGCGGATGTCCATCAGCCAGGCGCCCATCGCCTACGACGGCCGGATACTCGTCGGCATGTCCGGCGACTTCGGCGGCTGGTGCGTCGCCTCCTCGGTCGACGCCGAGTCGGGCGACGTCCAGTGGACGGTCAACATGGCACCGGAGGACGCCTGGGTCGGGGACAGCTGGCGGTTCGCGAGCAACGCCCCGTGGATGAACCCCTCGGTCGACCCCGAGACGAACACGGTGTTCTACTCGGTGGGCAACCCCTGTCCGATGATGAACGGCATCGTCCGGCCGGGCCCGAACAAGTACTCGAACTCCATCGTCGCGGTCGACATCGACTCGGGCGAGATCAACTGGGCGAGCCAGCAGATACCCCACGAACTGTGGGACTACGACAGCCACGCCACCCCGACCGTCTTCGACCTCGAGGTCGACGGCGAGACCCGCCGCGCGGTCTCGACCGACCAGAAGGCCGGCTGGACCTACGTCTACGACGCCGAGACCGGCCGGCTGCTCGAGCGCACCGCGCCGTGGACCAAGCAGGACCACGAGTGGGCCGACCACTTCCTGGCGCTCCCGCCGCGGGGCGAGGAGAACGCCGGGACCTGCTGGCCCGGCACCATCGGCGCGACCGAGTGGCCGCCGTGCGCCTACGATCCCGACACCGGCATGCGGTACGTCGCCGCGGTCGAGGCGGCCCAGCGGGTCTCCTACGACCCCGACTGGGAGTACGAGACCCAGGGCGACATCACCCTCGCCGAGGGCGGGTCGCGGCTCGCCTCGGAGGACACCACCCACAACGCGTACGTCCAGGCGGTCGACCCCGCGAGCGGCGACCTCGCGTGGCGGACCGAGCTCCCGGACGTCAACCCCGAGTGGTCACACTGGCGCATCTGGCCCGGCGGCACGACCGCCACCGGGGGCGGCGTCCTGTTCGTCCCCTCGTCGGGCGGCCACGTCTACGCGCTCGACACCGAGACCGGCGAGCGCATCTGGAGCGCCGAGACCGACGCCGACCGCATCACCCCGGCGCCGGTGGTGTGGGACGACCCCACCGAGGGGACCCAGTACGTGGCGGTCGCGGCCGACGACGAGATAACCGTCTGGTCGTCCGGCGGCTTCGAAGAGTAAGTCCGGACCGGCGCTTCCCGTCGGTTCGCCGAAGATTTTCCGCGGCTCTCGTATTCGCGACTCGGCCGCCCTCGGGAACCGGGTTCGGTTACGTATCGCTCTGCGGAGAGAAACCGGAAGCGGCCGGAGAACGACTACGCCGATTCCGCAACCGTCGCGGCGCCCGCTCTCGCCGCCTGGGTCGCCTCGGTCGTTGCGGTCCCGTTCGTCGCGGGCCCTTCGGCGAGCGAGACCCGGAACGACCGGACCGTCTCCACGCTGGCGTTGCCGACCGTGATGGCCGGCGACGAGGCGTTCACCGGGGCGTCGCCCGCGACGTTCCCCGGGTTCGAGAGGTTCAGGCCCGCGGCCGACTGCACCGTCACGCTCTCGACGACGACGCCGTCGACCGTCCGGTTCCGGATGCCGACCCGCCGAACCGACCGGTTCGTCACGTTGAAGCCGCCGCCGAAGGGGACGCCGAAGGCCGAGAGCAGCTGGCGGCTCCGTATCGTCGCGTCCCTGATGCGCACGTCCGAGAGGTTCGCCCGCCGGACGTGGACGCGCTCGAGCGAGACGTTGGCGAGCGTCACGTTCCGCTGCTGACCCATCTGGCGGACCGTCAGGTTCCGGACCACCACGTCGGTGGCGGTGACGTCGCGGAGCGCCACCGTCTCCGCCGAGAGGTTCCGCACGCCGACCCCCTGTCCGGACTGGGCCCGCGCATCGGCGGCGGAGATATCCGAACCGGGCGACTCGAAATGTATATCGTCGTGCTCTGGGACCGGTGTCTGCGACCGGTCGTCCGGTCCGGCCGGGACTGTGGCTCCGGCCGCGAGCGGCGCGGCGACTGCGAGCGCGATGGCGGCGACTACCAGCGTCGGGTATTCGCTGTCGAGCATTCACGGACAACCGCACGCAGACGCCCTTAAATCGGCGTCACCGTTGCGCGGGCGCGGCGGCGTCCGCCCGGCGGTAGTGAGTCGTTCCCCGGAGACCGGAGGCGGACCCTCCCCCCGACCGCGGCCGGCCGACCGGATTAACCCCGGTGTAACGTCCCGGCCGGAATCGAAACGCCGCTGTAATTCGAAACGGAGCGGAATGCCAGCGCCGGGTCGTCACAACGGACTCGGTCGTTTATCCGCGGGCTCGGCGTACCGAAGCGCGGAATGAACGACACACTGGCGATACTGATGGCACTGGTCCTCGCGCTCACCGGCGGGGTGGCCGGGTTCCTCGGCGGCGCCGGCCCCGCCCAGTCGGGAG
This window encodes:
- a CDS encoding outer membrane protein assembly factor BamB family protein, which encodes MPADIDPENEEIEPEERPHYIDTGPEARGEDEHVRYNIQEAAATEYRFAGRIAGWEARAPSRLEGQVNPTLELEAGQTYSVVWENVDGAPHDFVIQDADGNRIVGTEVYASQGETVTLSFQATEEMSRYICTVHPNSMVGDVQIAGEGPSPGGQQEPIQQPPGPGAAEGDVPELSVTTNMLREDRDRRDSWLSYDKGLGQRGYTPADRLDADNVASLEQKYTIPTDSAGMETNPVIVPSDPPVMYYTTSNLSIVAANARNGKKYWQFKYALPEDAVGQTGRNRGVAVWKDKVFFATTDSYLVALDRYTGEKEWETLMLTERQQQEMDRPERMSISQAPIAYDGRILVGMSGDFGGWCVASSVDAESGDVQWTVNMAPEDAWVGDSWRFASNAPWMNPSVDPETNTVFYSVGNPCPMMNGIVRPGPNKYSNSIVAVDIDSGEINWASQQIPHELWDYDSHATPTVFDLEVDGETRRAVSTDQKAGWTYVYDAETGRLLERTAPWTKQDHEWADHFLALPPRGEENAGTCWPGTIGATEWPPCAYDPDTGMRYVAAVEAAQRVSYDPDWEYETQGDITLAEGGSRLASEDTTHNAYVQAVDPASGDLAWRTELPDVNPEWSHWRIWPGGTTATGGGVLFVPSSGGHVYALDTETGERIWSAETDADRITPAPVVWDDPTEGTQYVAVAADDEITVWSSGGFEE